The genomic segment TAGATCGGAGTCATTGTAATGAATGCAATCGCCCGACGTTTCATCCGCGATTTCGGATGCGGGAAGTGGTAATGTAACGCTAAACGTTGCGCCTTTACCTTCGCCTTGACTATCAGCTTTCACTGTACCGCCGTGTAATTCGACTAAATGACGGACAATGGCAAGTCCTAACCCTAATCCACCAAATTTGCGCGTAGTGCTACTATCAGCTTGGCGGAAGTAATCAAACACGTGAGGAAGAAATTCTGCTGCATTTCCTTTCCC from the Chroococcidiopsis sp. TS-821 genome contains:
- a CDS encoding cell wall metabolism sensor histidine kinase WalK, with the translated sequence GDAARLQQIVWNLLSNAVKFTPNGGRVEGKVKKIASSVQIQVSDTGKGNAAEFLPHVFDYFRQADSSTTRKFGGLGLGLAIVRHLVELHGGTVKADSQGEGKGATFSVTLPLPASEIADETSGDCIHYNDSDL